The following proteins are encoded in a genomic region of Oncorhynchus keta strain PuntledgeMale-10-30-2019 chromosome 6, Oket_V2, whole genome shotgun sequence:
- the LOC118385072 gene encoding U2 snRNP-associated SURP motif-containing protein-like isoform X2 has translation MADKNGKKGKPVGVKRTLTKREQEDLKKKEEEKAAEVFEEFLACFDSNDKSGVKTFVRGGIVNATKEEEAVEVKKSKLYRPITKFTSVSQNVSPAHSSEIRRPIVKKKTDEKKKSNLELFKEELKQIQEEREERYKRKTNEPGGGYGDLDIPLTRRSIFDDDPAIPNTTNLYIGCISPKMNEEMLCKEFGKYGPLASVKIMWPRSDEERTRVTNRGFVAFMTRKDAERALAALDGKTVMGFEMKLGWGKAVRIPPQPLYTPIGVLKMSTPPPPSGLPFNAQSRDRFRNDFTKPWGRSKEELDKTLSEAVVKVVIPTERNLLGLIHRMIEFVVREGPMFEAIIMSKEKNNPDLRFLFDNKSQEHVYYRWKLYSILQGEPPSEWRTADFRMFRGGSIWRPPLLNPYLHGDEEAGEEEESPSLEEELLKKGQLKTEHRERLEMLLRGLTPRREDIGDAMLFCLERAEAAEEVVGSIAESLSLLQTPLQKKIARLYLVSDILYNSCAKVANASYYRKYFEAKLPQIFGDISDAYRNIQARLQAEQFKQKIMGCFRAWEDWAVYPESYLIQLQNIFLGLIKAGEEVIERVEVSSPDLDGAPLDGAPLDGAPLENLDGSPLAWDPASLDGVPVDDIDGVPLCAPMEDIDGMPLDELAHSRVALSKWERVDDADALPQANTESKWDTLGERDLGDDLNASANIKGGDGKSEDDSSDDDSPSKYDNADFKSSLSSFEMSESKRSRLRELEVKVMKFQDELESGKKPRKSGVNMQKQVAHYRNKLLQKEFDKDDKEKRERSIPKSKERSKKDERRDKAEETSKGRDKEKNKRSQDRDRGRSRDTEERTQKYRGHSPAKIKSKSPKKSKRSRSPSPVRKTWRRSSSRSPHRSHKKTKKSKH, from the exons ATGGCAGACAAAAATGGCAAGAAAGGGAAACCTGTAGGCGTGAAGAGAACATTGACCAAGAGAGAACAAGAAGATCTGAAGAAAAAG GAAGAAGAAAAAGCAGCTGAAGTTTTTGAAGAGTTTTTAGCCTGTTTTGACAGTAACGACAAAAGTGGAGTGAAGACTTTTGTCCGTGGGGGTATCGTCAATGCAACTAAAG AAGAGGAAGCAGTAGAGGTTAAAAAGAGCAAGCTTTACCGACCAATCACCAAGTttacttcagtgtcccagaacgtctCACCGGCACACTCTTCTGAAATCAGAAGGCCT ATTGTTAAAAAGAAGACGGACGAGAAGAAGAAGAGCAACCTTGAACTTTTTAAAGAGGAGCTAAAGCA AATACAGGAGGAACGTGAAGAAAGGTACAAAAGAAAGACAAATGAGCCTGGGGGAGGATATGGAGACCTGGACATACCACTAACGCGACGATCAA TATTTGATGATGACCCTGCCATACCGAACACAACCAACCTGTACATTGGCTGCATTAGCCCCAAG ATGAATGAAGAAATGCTTTGCAAAGAGTTTGGCAAGTATGGTCCCCTGGCGAGTGTGAAGATCATGTGGCCCCGTAGTGACGAGGAACGCACAAGGGTCACAAATAGAGGCTTTGTGGCCTTCATGACCAGGAAAGATGCAGAAAGGGCCTTGGCTGCTCTAGACG GTAAAACGGTTATGGGTTTTGAAATGAAGCTGGGGTGGGGGAAAGCTGTTCGCATCCCTCCCCAGCCACTCTATACACCCATAGGGGTACTTAAAAtgtccacacccccacccccctccggCCTGCCCTTCAACGCTCAGTCCAGAGACCGCTTCCGCAATGACTTTACCAAGCCATGGGGCAGGTCCAAGGAGGAGTTGGACAAG ACTCTGTCCGAAGCTGTAGTCAAAGTGGTTATCCCAACAGAAAG GAATCTGTTAGGCCTCATCCACAGGATGATAGAGTTTGTGGTGCGTGAGGGACCCATGTTTGAAGCCATCATTATGAGCAAAGAGAAGAACAACCCTGACTTGAG GTTTCTCTTTGACAACAAAAGCCAAGAGCATGTGTACTACCGCTGGAAACTCTACTCCATTCTCCAG gGCGAGCCCCCCAGTGAGTGGAGGACGGCAGACTTCCGGATGTTCCGTGGGGGCTCCATCTGGAGGCCGCCCCTCCTAAACCCCTACCTCCATGGAGATGAGGAggcgggagaggaagaggagtctcCCTCCCTGGAGGAGGAGCTGCTGAAAAAGGGCCAGCTGAAGACGGA GCACAGGGAGAGACTAGAGATGCTGCTGAGAGGACTCACCCCTCGTAGGGAGGACATTGGTGATGCTATGCTGTTCTGTCTGGAGAGAGCCGAGGCAGCGGAGGAGGTGGTGGGGTCCATCGCAGAGTccctgtccctccttcagacACCACTGCAGAAAAAG ATTGCCAGACTGTACCTTGTATCCGACATCTTGTACAACTCCTGTGCCAAAGTTGCCAATGCATCTTATTATCGCAAATA TTTTGAAGCAAAATTGCCCCAGATATTTGGTGACATTAGTGATGCATATCGAAACATACAAGCAAGACTACAAGCTGAACAGTTCAAG CAAAAGATAATGGGCTGTTTCAGGGCCTGGGAAGACTGGGCCGTATACCCAGAGTCTTACCTGATCCAGCTACAGAACATCTTCCTGGGTCTGATCAAGGCAGGAGAGGAGGTAATCGAGAGGGTAGAG GTGTCATCTCCAGACCTGGATGGAGCCCCGTTGGACGGGGCGCCGTTAGACGGAGCTCCGCTGGAGAACCTCGACGGCTCGCCCTTGGCTTGGGACCCTGCCTCCCTGGATGGGGTGCCTGTTGATGACATCGACGGGGTTCCCCTGTGTGCACCCATGGAGGACATTGACGGAATGCCTT TGGATGAGCTGGCCCACTCAAGAGTGGCTCTATCTAAATGGGAGAGGGTGGACGATGCTGACGCTCTCCCACAAG CGAACACTGAATCCAAATGGGACACTTTGGGAGAGCGAGACTTGGGGGATGACCTGAATGCCAG TGCTAACATTAAGGGAGGAGATGGGAAGTCCGAGGATGACAGCAGCGATGATGACAGCCCCTCTAAGTATGACAACGCTGACTTCAAGAGCTCCCTCAGCAGTTTTGAGATGTCCGAAAGCAAGAGGAGCCGGCTGAGAGAGCTGGAG GTGAAGGTGATGAAGTTCCAGGATGAGCTGGAGTCTGGGAAGAAGCCCAGGAAGTCGGGGGTAAACATGCAGAAACAGGTGGCGCACTACAGGAACAAGCTATTGCAAAAG GAGTTTGATAAGGAtgacaaggagaagagagagagatccatTCCGAAATCAAAAGAGCGATCAAAGAAGGATGAGCGGAGAGACAAGGCGGAGGAGACCAGTAAAGGACGGGACAAGGAGAAGAATAAAAGGAGTCAAGACCGGGACAGGGGACGGAGtagagacacagaggagcggACACAGAAATACAGAGGACATTCTCCCGCAAA AATCAAGTCAAAGTCTCCCAAGAAGTCCAAGCGGTCGCGGTCGCCCTCGCCAGTCAGGAAGACGTGGAGGAGGTCTAGCTCCCGGTCGCCACACCGCTCCCACAAAAAGACTAAGAAGAGCAAACACTGA
- the LOC118385072 gene encoding U2 snRNP-associated SURP motif-containing protein-like isoform X1, protein MADKNGKKGKPVGVKRTLTKREQEDLKKKEEEKAAEVFEEFLACFDSNDKSGVKTFVRGGIVNATKEEEAVEVKKSKLYRPITKFTSVSQNVSPAHSSEIRRPVSIHVNHLLCIQNDTLFCPLICLSGPQIVKKKTDEKKKSNLELFKEELKQIQEEREERYKRKTNEPGGGYGDLDIPLTRRSIFDDDPAIPNTTNLYIGCISPKMNEEMLCKEFGKYGPLASVKIMWPRSDEERTRVTNRGFVAFMTRKDAERALAALDGKTVMGFEMKLGWGKAVRIPPQPLYTPIGVLKMSTPPPPSGLPFNAQSRDRFRNDFTKPWGRSKEELDKTLSEAVVKVVIPTERNLLGLIHRMIEFVVREGPMFEAIIMSKEKNNPDLRFLFDNKSQEHVYYRWKLYSILQGEPPSEWRTADFRMFRGGSIWRPPLLNPYLHGDEEAGEEEESPSLEEELLKKGQLKTEHRERLEMLLRGLTPRREDIGDAMLFCLERAEAAEEVVGSIAESLSLLQTPLQKKIARLYLVSDILYNSCAKVANASYYRKYFEAKLPQIFGDISDAYRNIQARLQAEQFKQKIMGCFRAWEDWAVYPESYLIQLQNIFLGLIKAGEEVIERVEVSSPDLDGAPLDGAPLDGAPLENLDGSPLAWDPASLDGVPVDDIDGVPLCAPMEDIDGMPLDELAHSRVALSKWERVDDADALPQANTESKWDTLGERDLGDDLNASANIKGGDGKSEDDSSDDDSPSKYDNADFKSSLSSFEMSESKRSRLRELEVKVMKFQDELESGKKPRKSGVNMQKQVAHYRNKLLQKEFDKDDKEKRERSIPKSKERSKKDERRDKAEETSKGRDKEKNKRSQDRDRGRSRDTEERTQKYRGHSPAKIKSKSPKKSKRSRSPSPVRKTWRRSSSRSPHRSHKKTKKSKH, encoded by the exons ATGGCAGACAAAAATGGCAAGAAAGGGAAACCTGTAGGCGTGAAGAGAACATTGACCAAGAGAGAACAAGAAGATCTGAAGAAAAAG GAAGAAGAAAAAGCAGCTGAAGTTTTTGAAGAGTTTTTAGCCTGTTTTGACAGTAACGACAAAAGTGGAGTGAAGACTTTTGTCCGTGGGGGTATCGTCAATGCAACTAAAG AAGAGGAAGCAGTAGAGGTTAAAAAGAGCAAGCTTTACCGACCAATCACCAAGTttacttcagtgtcccagaacgtctCACCGGCACACTCTTCTGAAATCAGAAGGCCTGTGAGTATCCATGTGAATCACTTACTGTGTATACAGAATGATACATTATTTTGTCCCCTTATATGTTTGTCTGGTCCACAGATTGTTAAAAAGAAGACGGACGAGAAGAAGAAGAGCAACCTTGAACTTTTTAAAGAGGAGCTAAAGCA AATACAGGAGGAACGTGAAGAAAGGTACAAAAGAAAGACAAATGAGCCTGGGGGAGGATATGGAGACCTGGACATACCACTAACGCGACGATCAA TATTTGATGATGACCCTGCCATACCGAACACAACCAACCTGTACATTGGCTGCATTAGCCCCAAG ATGAATGAAGAAATGCTTTGCAAAGAGTTTGGCAAGTATGGTCCCCTGGCGAGTGTGAAGATCATGTGGCCCCGTAGTGACGAGGAACGCACAAGGGTCACAAATAGAGGCTTTGTGGCCTTCATGACCAGGAAAGATGCAGAAAGGGCCTTGGCTGCTCTAGACG GTAAAACGGTTATGGGTTTTGAAATGAAGCTGGGGTGGGGGAAAGCTGTTCGCATCCCTCCCCAGCCACTCTATACACCCATAGGGGTACTTAAAAtgtccacacccccacccccctccggCCTGCCCTTCAACGCTCAGTCCAGAGACCGCTTCCGCAATGACTTTACCAAGCCATGGGGCAGGTCCAAGGAGGAGTTGGACAAG ACTCTGTCCGAAGCTGTAGTCAAAGTGGTTATCCCAACAGAAAG GAATCTGTTAGGCCTCATCCACAGGATGATAGAGTTTGTGGTGCGTGAGGGACCCATGTTTGAAGCCATCATTATGAGCAAAGAGAAGAACAACCCTGACTTGAG GTTTCTCTTTGACAACAAAAGCCAAGAGCATGTGTACTACCGCTGGAAACTCTACTCCATTCTCCAG gGCGAGCCCCCCAGTGAGTGGAGGACGGCAGACTTCCGGATGTTCCGTGGGGGCTCCATCTGGAGGCCGCCCCTCCTAAACCCCTACCTCCATGGAGATGAGGAggcgggagaggaagaggagtctcCCTCCCTGGAGGAGGAGCTGCTGAAAAAGGGCCAGCTGAAGACGGA GCACAGGGAGAGACTAGAGATGCTGCTGAGAGGACTCACCCCTCGTAGGGAGGACATTGGTGATGCTATGCTGTTCTGTCTGGAGAGAGCCGAGGCAGCGGAGGAGGTGGTGGGGTCCATCGCAGAGTccctgtccctccttcagacACCACTGCAGAAAAAG ATTGCCAGACTGTACCTTGTATCCGACATCTTGTACAACTCCTGTGCCAAAGTTGCCAATGCATCTTATTATCGCAAATA TTTTGAAGCAAAATTGCCCCAGATATTTGGTGACATTAGTGATGCATATCGAAACATACAAGCAAGACTACAAGCTGAACAGTTCAAG CAAAAGATAATGGGCTGTTTCAGGGCCTGGGAAGACTGGGCCGTATACCCAGAGTCTTACCTGATCCAGCTACAGAACATCTTCCTGGGTCTGATCAAGGCAGGAGAGGAGGTAATCGAGAGGGTAGAG GTGTCATCTCCAGACCTGGATGGAGCCCCGTTGGACGGGGCGCCGTTAGACGGAGCTCCGCTGGAGAACCTCGACGGCTCGCCCTTGGCTTGGGACCCTGCCTCCCTGGATGGGGTGCCTGTTGATGACATCGACGGGGTTCCCCTGTGTGCACCCATGGAGGACATTGACGGAATGCCTT TGGATGAGCTGGCCCACTCAAGAGTGGCTCTATCTAAATGGGAGAGGGTGGACGATGCTGACGCTCTCCCACAAG CGAACACTGAATCCAAATGGGACACTTTGGGAGAGCGAGACTTGGGGGATGACCTGAATGCCAG TGCTAACATTAAGGGAGGAGATGGGAAGTCCGAGGATGACAGCAGCGATGATGACAGCCCCTCTAAGTATGACAACGCTGACTTCAAGAGCTCCCTCAGCAGTTTTGAGATGTCCGAAAGCAAGAGGAGCCGGCTGAGAGAGCTGGAG GTGAAGGTGATGAAGTTCCAGGATGAGCTGGAGTCTGGGAAGAAGCCCAGGAAGTCGGGGGTAAACATGCAGAAACAGGTGGCGCACTACAGGAACAAGCTATTGCAAAAG GAGTTTGATAAGGAtgacaaggagaagagagagagatccatTCCGAAATCAAAAGAGCGATCAAAGAAGGATGAGCGGAGAGACAAGGCGGAGGAGACCAGTAAAGGACGGGACAAGGAGAAGAATAAAAGGAGTCAAGACCGGGACAGGGGACGGAGtagagacacagaggagcggACACAGAAATACAGAGGACATTCTCCCGCAAA AATCAAGTCAAAGTCTCCCAAGAAGTCCAAGCGGTCGCGGTCGCCCTCGCCAGTCAGGAAGACGTGGAGGAGGTCTAGCTCCCGGTCGCCACACCGCTCCCACAAAAAGACTAAGAAGAGCAAACACTGA